The nucleotide window CGATCGCAACAACTGCGCCAACCAGAATCTCACGGTCTTTCGGATCGAAACGAACGTTTCAGCCGATTGTACGCAGGTGGAAACAACCGATAACAGCAGCGGCGGCGGCGGCATGAGCGGCGGCTGAGGATCGGTGCCATCGTCGAACCTGAATGAGGTACTGCGGCCGGCATTCTTGTCGGCCGCCTTCTTCTTTGGCCCCTGGTCGACCCGTGCGGCCAGAGAAAAACCCCGGGCGATCTTGCCCGGGGTTCCGTTCCGCCTAAAGGTCTCGGCGACCTACTTGCCCTTCTTCACGCCATACTTACTGCGGCTGCGACGTCGTGGGCGGCCGTCCTTGTCGTTCTGCACTCCGGCACAATCCAACGTCCCGCGAATGATGTGGTACCGCACGCCGGGCAAGTCCCGCACTCTGCCGCCTCTGATCAAGACGATCGAGTGCTCCTGCAAGTTATGGTCGACCCCTGGAATATAGGCCGTTACTTCCTTGCCGTTGGTCAGCCGAACACGTGCCACCTTGCGAAGGGCTGAGTTCGGTTTCTTCGGCGTCTGGGTCTTCACGATCAGGCAGACACCACGTTTCTGCGGACATTGGTCCAGGTCGCGGACCTTTGACTTACGCGCCTGTTTGGTTCGACCGCGCCGGATAAGCTGGTTAATCGTCGGCATTCCAATCCTCTGTGATCATCTCATGGACGCCGGGACCTCCCCCCGGCAACCCAAATACCCATCTTAGCGGATCCGGGCCGGCTTTTCCAGCCCTACCGGTCGCCTGCGACTCTGCGGTCCGCGACCGTCCCCGCCTAACCTGTCACCGACCCCAACTGGTGATCTCTCTGCTCCTCGATGGGGCTGATATTCAGGGCCTGCACGGGAGGACCCATCGGAGTCACTGCGGCCATCCCGGCCATGGCAGCCCCGGCTTCTTGCATGGCGA belongs to Phycisphaerae bacterium and includes:
- the rpsL gene encoding 30S ribosomal protein S12, yielding MPTINQLIRRGRTKQARKSKVRDLDQCPQKRGVCLIVKTQTPKKPNSALRKVARVRLTNGKEVTAYIPGVDHNLQEHSIVLIRGGRVRDLPGVRYHIIRGTLDCAGVQNDKDGRPRRRSRSKYGVKKGK